The sequence below is a genomic window from Wyeomyia smithii strain HCP4-BCI-WySm-NY-G18 chromosome 1, ASM2978416v1, whole genome shotgun sequence.
GCTACTATCTACCTTCAAACTTGGAGAAAATAATGTATGTTTTTTATAACTATTAAAAAATTCGATGTTTGTTGAGGGCGAAATCTACTTTGTATCAAAATGAAATAGAATGAAGAATACGCCCTTTTTGTTGTTTACGTTAGTGAAAGGCGAAACTTGACTTCATCTTGATGAATGGGCGAAAtcaacccaacaaacaattttgttggataacGGCTTGTTAAGCTGTAGGTCAGCCTAAATCTATTGAATAATAGCTTATTAAActgtaaaacaacaaaattgtttgctgggaaagttgtcaacaaaataaacattaaagcAAAGGGCGTATTCCGATACAATAACGTGAACATGgcgtatccagctttttacgcgccataatggcggacgctaaaatgcaaagttcgtaataaattacccacccttttgacaactctgcttacgtcagtttgaagtttttatatatattttatcaaaagaaaaatatatctggcaacatttgtgttgccagtttttcagaaatcgcaaatctgacgtaagcagagaagttcgcatattacgaataCGCATTATGGCGACCGTCATTATGGTGCGTAATAAGCTggatagtaaagggcgataccacatacataagacatacgtaacactggcgtttttttctggtacacgttgccccatagtactccgtacctcgccctgtcaaactgctcgataaataatgaacaaaatgaattttctttttctcggccttatcgagccccaaagaaaatcccataaggaactgtcaaaaagttatttacaaaatcaatgcagcatttttcgagtaggaacgagacaaatgcagggctgctcaggtacactgccttcaaaaacaactcaaacagaggtttttttacagaggttggtactttcgagtagttcattttgtaccaacttttttggaagattttttcCTGAGTGTTTCGATATtgattgatatattttgatattatcgtatatcgtttatctgtcaactGACAACCCTCCAACGATAAGTTAACGTCAATAAGCTAAGATATAAAGGGAGAGGTGCCCAAAAATGTAAGGATAAATAATTTGTAATACTGAATATTGGGAATATTTTGCAAtttatcaatagtgtcttgccccaagGTTGTTCCATAATTTTCTGgaaatgaattgttttctaataatttttgagtttattttgATAAGCGTGCATGTATAAGACTCAGTTGACAGCTTTTGTCATTTTCACTTCTTTTGATGTTTCACTTCTCATCGTTTTCACGCTTACACCCCTTACACCTCAGCCCAGACTTGCCAGATCTACAAATTTCACCGTCTACGGATCCGTATACAAAATCTacggattttttaaaataactacGGAAATCTGCGGATTTTTCAGTTAACGTTCACGTTCGTTTTGATCATCaacacaaattttcaatttttattcgaaatttcatcgaaaacaaaaaaatccatcaaaatTCGTAGAACCTACGGATTTACACGAAATATTTCTAGCATCTCTGCTTCAGCCATACTTTAAATACTGAAACCTTCGTTTGATTCTGTTTAGTCACTTTACCCAACTTCACCATTCTGGGAATAATTCTGCCAACTAGAAAAGTTTGTCGAAAATTAGTGCATTTAAAAATTGCGTATTAAGAGAGCAAAGTGAAGTCATTCCTAAAACAACGACAACGATACAAAGTAATTCAGGACAATGGAATTGCCACATCTTGGTGAACACTGTTCCGCAAAATATTGCAACAAACTAGGTAAACCATTGTGCAAACTCGTTGCTTAttagtttaattttatttcttttaatcTTGTGAATGATTTAATAATCCAACTTTCAGATTTTCTTCCCATGAAATGCGATGCTTGTGGGTCAATATACTGGTAAGTGCTTTATAAATGTCCTTGAATGCTAGTtccttattttttcttcatcgcAGCTCGGACCATTTTAGCTATCAGTCACATGCGTGCTCTTCCGCCTACAAAAAAGACGTCCAGGTGCCCATATGTCCCCTTTGTAGCGAACCAGTTCCTACTCCGAGAGACGTTTGGCCAGATGTAACCGTGGGGGCCCATATTGATCAGTTTTGCAAatcagagaagaaaaaaatatacactaaccGTTGCTCGTACAAAAACTGTAAGAAAAAAGAGCTTATTCCAGTGTCATGCTCGGTTTGCAAGAGAAATTATTGCCTTAAACATCGCCATACAACGGATCACGAATGTTCTGGAAGTGCTGTTTCTCGAAAACACCCACAAAATTTTGCAGGACAAGCGGCACTCCAAAGACAGCAACAAAAGAATAGTTCCTCGAATACGTTGACTAATCATCGCGCAGCGGACAGTAACAAGCACTTGGAAGCGGTGCAGGGTAGCATGTCGGAAGATGAAGCACTGGCGCGAGCTTTAGCACTGTCCATGCAGGAGGAGGAAGACGAACGCAGTGCAGCTACCCGCAACGAACCAAGAAATGCTGGCCAGCGTGGGATTCCAGTAGGGGGGCACAGCAGCAAGGACAAGTGTAATTTGTCGTGATTGccgattttgatgttgataCAAACCGTAAAACGATAATCTAAAATGCTTTTGAGCTACTATCATACTAGTTTTATAcattgttgtttaatttttgtgcACTGCAAAGTGATGTGACTTTATAATGTAAAACTATACACTTTCTAGAAATTCACCTCTACTCTACGTTCCGATAGAGACGATCTGATCAGAGTTGCTGTTTTAATTTTCGATCTTCGTATATATTTGGTGGATTGCTGTAAGATCGGAATTTATAATTGCATTTTTGATTAGATCGCTCCTAACTGAATTTTAGACTAGAGATAATTTATTCAATGTGATGTGGTCGGTAAATAGAAATTATACAATCAGCAAATTTGTGGTTTTAGATTACCATGAAACAGTTTTGAGTGGGTGACTTCAGTCCAGTTTCTTGCATAACCTGTTGTTGGCTTCCGCGACTGAGACCACCTAGCCTCCAGCTTTATGTCACAGGTGCGCTAGTATCTTACAATGGGTTTCCCGTTCCATGTTCACTCTTACAGGCACGCTATAGTTAGTTTATCATGGTCTGATCAAATGACCGGTGGTATCGAGACCAGCTGTACCTTATACTTTGTTTATtggtaaataataaatttctgaAGCTTACGGAAAACTTGATACGAACTTTTAAACAGAGCTTAAGCTATAATCAAAAAGATTCACGAACATACCGCACATAAAATTTGTTGTAATTGTTTACCTTTGGACTAACAAATCTTAAAATTGATTTCCATATCTAATCCATGCTTCTCATATTCAACCACATGCTTTTTGATCATCTGCTCCACATTGATACAATCCAGCTTTTCCTGAATACGAATCTTGAGCGGATTCTCGATGGCATCCATGATCTGATAGCGCAATATGTTCGGCAAAATATTTACCACTGCTTCCACGATATAATCCAGTGTTCCCGCTCCATCACAACGAACCTATAATTAGGAAAAATACCATTTAATGTCCACTGCTCAGTGAGGTTATTGCTGCGCACTTACTTGAATATTTCCCAACTCTAATTGGATATCACTCAGCTTCGGTTTTTTACGTAGATCCAAGGGTTGTTGTACTTCGAATGCAACCTTAATATGCTCTACGGTGAATTGGGCTTGACCGGCTCGACTAATCATACCACGTCCTACAGAAACCTCCCACTGGGTAGATCCCATGATTCTCTGTGTGCCCACCTGCATCGTTAGCGCCACCGTATTATTTTGCATGGTTATTCCAATAGTGCCGTATCGATAAAAGCTGGAAATTCCCTTAATCCAGGTATGTGCCGTATGCATCCCGAATATCCCGGCAGTAGTGTTGTAGTCCGGAATAAGGTATGGATCGAATTTCTTATTGCGAACAAGCGTACGCGCTTCCCCGATTGCCATGTCCAACGGAGATATAGAGTTGGGGAACAAGATACTATTCTCCGTGGTCATATTTTCCACCCGAGTGTCAATCTCGGCTCGAATTTTGGAGTATGCTTCACTTAGCATAAAAGGTTTGATGGTATCAAAGACCAGATTGGATGCAGAATTTACCACACTTTGAAAAATACTACCCATGAAGCCTAAATTCTGGAAATCCATTGACATATCGTCGAAGGCGATATCAAGACTGATATCCTGCGTTCGAACCTTGCCATCCCGTTCGACACCAAGCGACACGTttcctgaaaaagaaaaaatatatttgaaaaattattaacgTCGTTGTACTAGAATTGCAAAATTACCCTTCGTCATCACATTTTTTAACACTACGGTGAAAGGACCTTCCGCTCGATTGAAGAACGTGCTCATGGTGTAATTGCCCTTAACTAACATTTCATCAATCTGTACTCCAGTTTGGATTTTCATCGTATGTAGCTCAGTCTTAAGCAGCTTGATACGAAACTTCGATAACCCGTAGGCCAGTACATTTTTCATGTGCATCTTCGCAATCGAAAAAGATTGTTTGATTTCTGGAATGGGCATAGGATCTGGCACTGTTGCACCTGGTAGCCCGACAGGATCTTCTTGCTTGTACAGATCGATGATGGCGAACAGCTGCGCCGAAACCAGATTCTCACCAACCTGTCGGTCATGCTCTTCGGTGTCATCGGGAAGTGAGTCTTCATCGGAAACGGAAAACGATTTGTCTGCCGAAAAACGAAAATGTTACAATACTTTGCTACGAGCGCTCTGCGCCATTCTGAGCGTAAATACCGTCGTCACATCGAATCGTGCTGATAAGAAAGCAATTGATCCACAATAGAACGATTAAGAGGCTGCAGCGTGCCGTCTTCATAGTGTCTCTGCTCGCTGATATTCTGTCCTCTTGCGTTGACGTGATCACTAGTACTGGCGATCGTGTTATCAGTTAAACCCTCGTTAAGTGCTCTCGAGTTCGAAGATGAGAGAAACGTTTTGGTGAGCCTGTTAATCTCTTATCGGTAGTCTATTATTGCTTCAGTGTAGTATTCAAATGCTTCGGAATTCCGGATGCATATGGTATCGATATCAAAGTAACATAATCGTTTCCGTGTGATTGTTTTCGGATTAAAATGATGAAATCGTTTTCGCCAGTTGAGTTCCCATGATCACTTTATTATAGAATTAATAGTTAGTTTTATGCTGTACTTGTATTCACCATATGTACTCTACAAGCTGCATGCTGGATATAAAACGAATCGTTATAGCATACCTGCATAGCACTATCCCTAATGTGTTGTAGGTATATATGGTTTGCTATTTGAGTTTAAAGACTGTGCATTATAATAGCTTATCTTGAACTAAGCAAAATGAATCATTTTTAGCTAGTTTGaaagtttaaacaaaaaattgataaacagCATACTTACCGCTCTGTTAGATTAtttgtttaataataaaaaattgaaacattgaGCGGCATAAAATCTACGACGCTATAGTATATTTGAATGGACAATAATCGATGTAGTTAACTGTCGTGAGTGAACTTTATCTTAACGATGCTTCACGTTTTGCCATCCATCCTCGTCAGAGCCAGTGTTACGCGATGCTATAAGATGAAACGAATTATTCAAAAATCGTAGCTCGGTGAACGAAACTTACCTTCTTTTGGTCGCTCTTCGCGACGTTCTTCCTTCGGTTTGGCCGTATCCTGACGAGATCCGCCTCTCCAGTCGTCACCGCCACGGCCTTGATCATCCTGAGGGCCTCTGCGCCACGACTCACCTGCACGATCACGATCTCCATCACGTCGCGGGCCTAATCGGTCATCACGTCGATCCCGGTTTCCGAAGTCTCGTCGATCTCCACGATCCCGATCGCCATCACGACGTAGTCCAGGGCCACGTTCACCATCactagcaaaataaaaaaaaattaagcacAGATATATCATTGAGTCTGGCAAAAGTTACTTACCGCAATCGATCACCACGTCTGTTAGGGCCGCGATCATCCCGATCGTCTCCACCTCGCCGAATCGGACCACGGTCATCTCCTCCTCGACGTGGTGCATAACGATCTTCTTTAGTGTCTTCATTGCGATGCCATTTGTCCCTATCTTCACCTGCCCCACGTCTCTCCAAACCAGCACCAGCACCAGCACCCCGGCCTCTTGCTTGGAAGCTGGGTTGCCATATGCCTTTTCTAGTGTTGTCCTCACTCGGTTCCTTGGGTCCAGCTGCTCTCCAGTCAGAGTCTTGTTTTGTATCGGATGTTGAGGCGGCAGTTGTAGATGCTGTTGATGTTTCCCCACCCCTTCGATCTCTCCATGATTCTTTTTCCCGCATTGATGCTCGTTCTTCAGCTATTTTTTTCTCCTCTTCATGCTTGGCTTGTTGCTTCTCGTACAATAGACGtcctctttctttctcttcttcTTCACGTTTCTTTCTTAGAAGACGCTCCTCTTCTTCCTTCTGTTTGCGCGCCTCTTCCTCTACCCGCCGACGTTCTTCCTCCTTTTCCTTAAGCCATTGCTGACGGCGTTCTTCACAACGTCGCAGTACTCGCTCCGCAAGTCGCCGTTTCCGTTCTTCCTCCAGGTTGGCATTAAATACCTTTAGTTTCTCTGCAAACTGATTGCTTCGCTCACCCTTAAGCTTCTGCCAGAAAATTTCGCGATCGGGCTGCATACGCCTCAGCCGTTCCTGAACTGCCTCTGCGTTCTTGCGCTCAGCAATGGCCGCCTCAATGCGAGATGCCTCCTGTTTCTCCCAGAATTCTTTGTCTTGTACAAGCTTAGTCTAAAAAAAAACGACGTGAAAAATGTTATTGGCAACAAATGTACATTTCAAAACGATGTGGGCcttattacagaagacgagtaGACGTCGAAGCATCTGTAATACGGCCCTATTACTCCAAATGCAATTGTGAATTTTAGATAGAACGAAAGAAAAACTAACCTCCAGATATTTCTCAATCAACGGGATCTCTTCCAGCCGCTTAGCCCGCTCGAAGTAGTCGATTTTCTTTTCCTGTGACTTCAGATTGTTGTCATGTGCCTTACGCTCTTTCTGGCGCTCTTCCGCCTCCCGGGTAGCGATTTCCTCagcattcatttttttaatatcctCCTCGTCGTATTTTTTTAGCATCTTCTGTCCGGTAGCAGTTTGTTTGATCTTGT
It includes:
- the LOC129725049 gene encoding uncharacterized protein LOC129725049, which gives rise to MKTARCSLLIVLLWINCFLISTIRCDDDKSFSVSDEDSLPDDTEEHDRQVGENLVSAQLFAIIDLYKQEDPVGLPGATVPDPMPIPEIKQSFSIAKMHMKNVLAYGLSKFRIKLLKTELHTMKIQTGVQIDEMLVKGNYTMSTFFNRAEGPFTVVLKNVMTKGNVSLGVERDGKVRTQDISLDIAFDDMSMDFQNLGFMGSIFQSVVNSASNLVFDTIKPFMLSEAYSKIRAEIDTRVENMTTENSILFPNSISPLDMAIGEARTLVRNKKFDPYLIPDYNTTAGIFGMHTAHTWIKGISSFYRYGTIGITMQNNTVALTMQVGTQRIMGSTQWEVSVGRGMISRAGQAQFTVEHIKVAFEVQQPLDLRKKPKLSDIQLELGNIQVRCDGAGTLDYIVEAVVNILPNILRYQIMDAIENPLKIRIQEKLDCINVEQMIKKHVVEYEKHGLDMEINFKIC
- the LOC129725059 gene encoding AN1-type zinc finger protein 2A; this translates as MELPHLGEHCSAKYCNKLDFLPMKCDACGSIYCSDHFSYQSHACSSAYKKDVQVPICPLCSEPVPTPRDVWPDVTVGAHIDQFCKSEKKKIYTNRCSYKNCKKKELIPVSCSVCKRNYCLKHRHTTDHECSGSAVSRKHPQNFAGQAALQRQQQKNSSSNTLTNHRAADSNKHLEAVQGSMSEDEALARALALSMQEEEDERSAATRNEPRNAGQRGIPVGGHSSKDKCNLS